taGGATACCCAgcatagtgaagccccaattccacagtacctttcagatagtgcattactcgctcaagcgcacgccagtgatcatctcccggattagaggtaaatcggctcaattTGCTCatagcaaaggagatatcaggcctagttgcactagccaggtacatcaacgagccaataatttgggagtattccagttgattcctagcaattctcttgttcttgcgaagcaacaagctaggatcataaggtgttggagaaggcttactatcaatgtagccaaagcgattcaaaatcttctccacataatgggactgcaagagtgtaatcccattctcacctctaattagcttaatgtttaagataacatcagctactcccaaatccttcatatcaaaattttgagacaagaatgatttaacctcatttatcacatcaaggtttgtcccaaatatcagtatgtcgtcaacatacaagcacaaaataactccctcacccccaccatggcgatagtacacacatttatctgcctcattgactgcaaagcctgcagatgtcaatgttttgtcaaatttctcgtgccattgtttaggagcttgtttcagaccatacaaagacttcaacaatttgcacactttgccttcttgaccttcaactacaaacccatcaggttgatccatatagatctcttcatccagctctccattaagaaaagctgtcttaacgtccatttgataaacgagaagaccatgtgaggctgctagggaaagtagcacacgaattgtggtcaatctagcaacaggtgagtaagtgtcaaagaaatcttcgccttctttctgagtatagcccttagcaacaagccgagccttgtactttttaatagtaccgtcaggcctaagcttcttcttgaacacccacttgcaccccacaggtttacacccatagggtcgctctgtcacctcccaagtcccattagcgataatggaatccatttcactacggacagcctccttccagtagtctgcatcaggagatgcatatgcttctgaaattgacttaggagtgtcatccacgaggtacacagtgaaatcatcaccaaaagacttagccgtcctttgtctcttactccttcgaggagcttcactgacatcctcctcagagacatgttcatgtgtatgttcagtttgttctggtggtgtgattgaactgggaattatttcagagggttggttcgaaccactatgtgtatccttcattgggaaaaagctctcaaagaaggtagcatcacgagactccataattgtaccaacatgcatgtccggtacctcggatttaactattaaaaatctataggcaatgctatgatgagcatatcccagaaagacacagtccacagtcttaggtccaagtttgcgcttcttcgttattggtataTTGACTTTTGCCAAGCATCCCCacgtgcgcaaataagaaagtgatggttttctcccaatccatatctcatatggtgttttgtccttatttctgttaggaactctgtttaacacatgatttgaggtcaacaatgcctccccccaccatgccttaggcagtcccgcggtgtccaacatggcattcaccaagtcagtcagtgtgcggttcttcctttcagcaatcccattagactcgggagaatagggaggcgtcctctcatgtatgatgccatgttcctcacagaataagtcaaactcgttcgagaaaaactctccaccacgatcagacctaagcctttttatctttctgtcaagttgattttcaacttctgccttataaattttaaaatagtctagagcctcgtctttcgttttcaacaagtacacatagcaaaatctagtagcatcatcaatcaacgtcatgaaatatcgttttccacccttcgtcaacaccccattcatttcacaaagatctgaatgtaggagttctagtggtgccaagtttctctcctcggcagccttgtgaggcttgcgaggttgctttgattgcacacaactatggcacttagaacctttgacaacgaaaaacttaggaattaaacacatgctggaaagccgagacatcaagccaaaattaatatgacataaacgtgagtgccaaacattagcctcatcatccacattgccacaaatatggttcacagacttattgcagaaatcagaaagggaaaagcggaacaggcctccgcactcataacctttaccaataaaatacccatgtttagacacgactactttattagactcaaaaaccaacttaaatccgtctctagtcagacgggagccactaacaagattcctgtcgatagaagggacatgctgcacgttcttcagctgcacgatctttcccgaagtaaacttcagatctaccgtgccaacaccatgaacagaagcatgtgacccattccccattaggacggtggaaccccgtgcgacctgataagaagaaaacaatgagatgtcagcacaaacatatacattggccccagtgtcaacccaccaattagtagactgattaactgaaaaaacagtaggtaaattaccatacccgcttccatctccagtgttgccaatagtcacattagcagacttagaagtctgccctgcaggtgccttcatccccttgcgttgtggacacttcctagccagatgaccaacttgaccacacacaaagcaagtcctctcatcttgattaggattgttgttgttcttcttctgcttcttgaagttggtggtctgctgagctttgtatttccccttgctcttgttctgggccttgtgcacaacattggcactagactgcccaccatcgcccttagacgcgacatccttttcccgagctttctcctcaacatcaagagatgctatcaacccctcaacggagtattcctgtctcttgtgtttgagtgcagtaccgaaacttctccaagatggaggtaatttcgcaataatgcacccggccacaaatttgtcgggtaagacacacttaaggagttcgagttccttagccatggtttgtatctcatgagcctgttcgactacagaatggttgtcagccatcttgtagtcatgaaactgctccatgatatacagatcattgctagcatcagtagcaccgaatttagtattcagtgcatcccacaactccttagcgtcggtcatatgcatatacacctcgaccagacgatcgccaagaacgctaagaatgcatcccacaaagagagtagtggcttcctcgaattgcttctgctgttcagcagtaagaattccttcaggtttgccagtactcacccagaagcatttcatagctgtcagccacagagtgaccctgatctgccatctcttaaaatgcacaccggtgaatttatccggcctcagtgcatcggcaaaaccagccatagtaaaatcacagtgcctacaataaggtttttggattgttgagattataggcatataatgatttaatctattccataaacaaatcatgacattacagatgaaaactagcatgaacgcatcattagatctacacatgtaaactacacagtataacatgaacagatcaaatatgcgcaacatattgaacacgtaccgagttaacggaaagaccggctgcttggtcgaaacttttcgcaggcgtctacgaaggcacgaaacacgcgagcgaagaggaagacgagccgtcgcgaacgaacagggagcagtcgcgcgaagcgcttcccaaaaatcttattgccgccttctcccggtgcaggatgtcgaaggcagaggttccggagacctgctctcccgatcgccggtgcacgccggcgagcgagatggagtagtctacgagcgacggcgcagtacagagtaggaggcaaaccctagattgatttcgcgtgtgttgcgtgaagacggcgggtcaatttatatagagaagggaagggtcgcttgattagggcgcccgcacgatctctactgcgcgtaaccgaaccggataagtcgcgcgtaacttatccgaactccatgccgtttgcacgcaccggatttttcggaacgtttccaaaacaaaaacgaatccgaatttgcagcaaaacaaaactgcaaaaggaggctgcatctgcgcaaggatgaggagccaatttttcggaccattcaacgcgtacgtcgtgcacgcgcgccacctgcccggcgaggcgagcgagcgcgcgtgtgtttcccctcttctctccaccacacatgcttcaaatggctaggagtgcatcctcccttttaaggaggtccccctctcctagaataaacaaggtggtactaaactccacatgcatgccatcccatgaggtgggctttttgtgattttccaaagaattaatcttcgagtgggctaaggcccattcattaattccaacagtcTCTCAGCTCCACCAGCTCCAGGAGGTGCTCCTTCGCCGTCTCCGACGTGAACGCTCTGCCGCCGGTGAGGAGCTCGGCCATCACGCAGCCCGCCGCCCACATGTCCACGACCTTGGCGTCGTACTTGCCGTTCAGCCCGCTCTCGGTGAGCTGCTCCGGCGAGTTGTAGTGGAGCGTGCCGACCATGTACGGCtcgtacggcggcggcgccgtcgtggccatcccgaagtcgcaAATCTTGAGCGCAAAGCCCGGGCCGACGAGGATGTTGCCCGGCTTGATGTCGCGGTGCGCCATGCCGGCGCGGTGCATCGCCctgacgccggcgaggagccgCCGCATCAGCGCGCGCGTCTCGCCCTCGGAGAAGGGGCAGCCGGCGATGAAGTCGCGGAGGCTATTCGCGCCGACGAACTCCATGACGATGAACAAGTCCCAGTTGGAAGGGTTGGAGGCGACGTCCTGACGGACGGGTATCCGCGGCACGCGGCGAGGCAGTCGCGCTCGCTGGCGAACGCGGCGAGGTTGGCCGGCTGGCCGTGGTCAAGGCCACGCCGGGGGCGCACCCACTTGACGGCGACCGTCTCGCCGGTGCGGCGATCGCGAGCCTTGTACACGACGCCATAGCTGCCCGCCCCGAGCTTGTGGAGATACTCGTAGTTGAAGATACTGGTGAAGAGCGGCCGGGGCTTCTTGCAAcacggcgacgccgcggcgaggaaggcgtcgccgccgtcgggcgcTGGGCGCTTGCACGCaatggcgacggcagcggccatGCAAGCAAAGGCGCCGAGTAGGTCTTGGCGAGAGCGGCAAGAGCCAAGAGAGGAGGGAAAATGGAAGGGCTTGCGACAATGGACGACGGATGGCAATGGCCATGGGCGGCCGGCCTAGAAGCTTTATGGCCAGCGAGCTCTCGCGAATCCGAGTCGGAGTTGGATCGGAGTCCGCGTGGGCGCGGCAACGCGACGAGTCCGAGTCGGTGGGTTATTCGGTTTCATCAAAAAAAAGTACGAATCGGAGTCGGCGTCGTGACCGTCCGATGTGATGCTTATAAAACCACGCCTCCATATCCTCCTCTCTTCCGATCCCCCCCATTCATCGCTTCGCTGattcgctctcctcctcctcgacttcgcgatctcctctcctctgcttcCGATTCCGAATCATGGCGGCGCCTGCACCCGCACCTGCACCACCGGCATCTCGCaagcgcgccgcggcgccggacCACGAACCGACCGCCAGCCGATCCAGTactcccgccgcggcggccggcgccaaGAGGCCGCGGAGGTACGCGCTGGCGAGCGTCGACGACTACGAGCagctcgacgtcgtcggcgagggcgcCTCCGGCATCGTCATCatggcgcgccaccgccgcaccggcAACAAGTTCGCCCTCAAGCACCTCCCCCACGGCGCCCGCGACTTCGACGCCGTCAGGGTCGAGGCCGCCTGCCAGCACGCGTGCACCGGCCACCCCAACATCGTCCAGATCAaggacgtcgtcgccgacgccaagTCCGGGGACGTCTTCCTCGTCATGGAGTTCGTCGGAGGCAGCCTCCGGGACGAGCTACCGAGGGCCCGGCCGGAGAAGCAAGTCCGCTTCATGATGCGgcagctcgtcggcgccgccaagAAGATGCACGCCTCGCACGTCATCCACCGGGACATCAAGCCGGAGAACATCCTCAACAGCTTCGGCGACCTCAAGGTTTGCGACTTCGGCTCGGCGACGTTCGTCAACCCCACCGGGAAGCCATACGAGGAGTGTTTGGTCGGCACCTTGCCCTACACCTCGCCGGAGCAACTCGCCGGCAACCATTGCTACGGCCCGGGCGTCGACATGTGGCCGCTTGGCTGCATCATGGGCGAGCTGCTCACCGGCGCGCCGCTGTTCGGAGGCGACATGACGGAGAAGGAGCTGCTCGCCGACCTGTCCGCCAACCTGGACGACCAGCTCAACGAGCTCTTCTATGATGTCCTGCCGgagctctcgccggcggcgcgcgaggtCCTGTTCGGGCTGCTGGCGTTCGACCCAGAGAagaggatgacggcggcggaggcgctggagCACCGGTGGTTCGCCGAGGAGCCCAAGAAAGCAAACTTCGCCGGCTTCGCGCCTCTGTTTGGTTAGATTGGGAGGACTGAAGACATGTCTGTAGTCTGTCAGTCAATCTGTAACTTAGTACTGATGATGTTGATTTCAAGTCTTGTATTAGGCATGATCATTCATCATCGTCAGTCATTGTTGATTGATGCAATCCATGTAATTTTGTTGTCAATGTAACCATGTTTATGAAATCCTATTCAATTTGTTGATTGCATTTCAAGGCCTTCTTTGTTCAATAAAATGTTCAGTTTGTCGACTTAATTTTCATGAGTGCTTGTTTGTTGTGACTGTGTACAGCCATGTTtgtgtagaggccgggttttattcccattatctaaaaaaatgagtGTTTTCTTTTGTTAATCTTCAGGAAAAGGGACTTGTTGCAGAGTCTGTTGTACTTGTTGCAGATCATTGTTATTATTACTGAACAGCAGGAAAAGAACATGAAAAGATGTTTCCTTCATGTAAGTATTCAGTCAACAAAAGTCTAATAAGCTGGTGTCAATAAGTTGTCAATAAGCTGGAGTTGTGCCAATTGAGTATGCGAGTCAGTGAGTCTGTGGGTCAGTGGGTGTTCctagttctgaacttctgaatcTAATCATAGCCTTCAATAGGAGTTTTAGTTGAAACAATACTATAATACAAAGAGGAAAGGTCTGATAAACTTCACTTGTTATTTCCTTTTTGTCTGTCAAAATACGGAAAAAGTATGATTTTTACTCTGAACGGGAGCATAAATACATTCAGTCAGTGGTTAGTGGCAAGTTTGTTTTCACTATTTACTTGATTGAGCTGTACACCTACCAAGTAAAAGAGCATCATGTTCATTAAAGAAAACCATTACAGACAGAATTCGCAGGCTACATTTACAGCTGGTGTATATATATCCGtcatcagatttttttttttagataatccGTCATCAGATAAGCTACAGTATTTTCAGGCCTCAGTTACAGCAGAGAGGAGGTTCACAAATCACATGGAGTTAGCTGAATATAGTAGTTGGGATTCAGACTATTTAACATATTCTGAAATTTTAGGCCTCATTTGATTCGGTTGAAATCCTGGGCAAATGAGCAACGATTTTACTTCAATATTTCCACCCTATACTCATCGATAGGCCCGGATTGAGGAACATACACATGAAGTCAGGGACACAGGGTAAACTGGATCTGGGGTAGTAATTATGTCCTAGTCTGGTAGTAAAACAAAATATCTGCCTTTTGAATTTGTGTGCTTGCACTTTCAGGCATAATAGCCCTGGTAATAAATAATTGAAGCAAATACTTGGAGAAAAACTTGTGAGAATtgtaaaaagaaggaaaaaataaGACTAAAATTAACCCTGGACAGCCAAAAATAACTGTACTGACGACAATCTTCACTTGATGACTCCTGGTTTTTACTAATTTTCTGGACGAAGAacaacttttttccttttttcagaTCCAAGGGTGTTTTCCATAGTTGTTTCTTTTATGTGCTTTATTTTAGCCACCCTCATAACATGTAAAGCAGTGTAATTTTTTTGTGTCTTCTACTCCTGCCATGTAGTCTTGCAAAAAACTTCTGAAGAAAAAGGTCTGCTTTTATGCATAGCAGTACAACTAATTGTCCTAAGAGAGTGCTCTTCATCTTGATTGTTTTGAAATTGTTGCAACCGAGTGTTTTGAAATTGTTGGAACCGTTTGTCCCTCTGTGCCACTGAAAATAGGTTGGTGTGTCCCTACAAACatgattttatgattttttttttaagaacagatCAATATATTGATCCCGGCTTTAGAAGAAAGCCTAAGCAAAACAGAGTCTTAtacaaaactgaaaaaaaaaactgacaaaaCGAAAACAAACACCTGGTACAACCAGCTTTTCGATCGCTGTTCTTGGCAAAACATGAGAGAAACCCACACAGGAACTAAGCCGCAGACAAGCAGGCTACTTCAATTACAGAGACGTTGGCAACACTTGGGGCCTGACTTGAATCAGCTGCATCCTGATTGCCTCACACCAACTCCCCAGCAGCTCCCAGTCTTCCTCCTTGAGCaatgcgcaccacttctgtaTAAAAGACATCGATTTATAAACCACTTGCGAAGGGGACTTGACAAGATTATGTTCAAAAACCCAATCATTCCTAACGAGCCACACAGCCCAACAGACCTCACCAATTAAAGTAAACCACGTTAAGGACATTTAAACAGAATATGGTTAGTAGTTTAAGTTTTTCCACACATCTTACAGAATTCATCACCACCTTCCATTTTCTTTTAACCAGTTGTTCTGCACAAGGTAATCTCCCTCTACCCActaaataaagaaaatgtttaACTTTCAGAGGTAATTTGCTCTTCCAAATCTCCCACATATCAGTATCCTTAACCCCTCCAAAAGTCAAAATTCAATACATGGATTTAGTAGAAAATAGCTTCTTCTTGTTATGTGGCCAGATTAGTTGGTCTTTCTCCCCATCCAGGTGACACCCATTGAGCAGAGATTTCAAATTGTTGAGCTCACTCTCCTTCATAGGGTTAAGATTTCTTCTAAAATCTAGCTTCCAACCACCCCCCTCATACAGATCATTCACAGTGGCCCCCTGATCATAGCTAATCTCATACAAGTCAGGGAAAAGAACCTTCAGAGGCACCCTATCACACCAAACATCCTTCCAAAAAAATGCATTTCTCCCATTATGAACCTCCTACAAACATGAATGACTGTACAAAAATCTGGAAACTAGCACAGGCCTGAAACTGGACAGTTCCCAACTGAAGCCCAGGCTTAATTGATTCTTTGAAATCTCATTTTTCTTCAATATAATCTAAGGGAAATCGTTTATGTATGATTATTGGAATACATCATATCAGACAATAATTCAATTGCTTTTTCAGGGAAAAAGGCTATTCTTTTGGAGAGGTATGCCTAGAAGGAAAGATCATCTAATTAATTGGCAAGGTGATATGTGTCCCTGAAGAACATAGTTATTTAGGAGTTCAATATTCTTGAATCTTGTAGTTCTATTGTGAGAAAGGGTTATATCAAGAAGTTATCAAGTTTTTTGGAGAATCTTTTTTTGAAGTGAAGCACAAACCAAGCAGCTACAAGACTGAACATTATCAATTCCTTCAGATTATTTGGAGTGATGCATTATTAAAAAGAATATGAACGTCCACCTTCAACGTAAGTGTACTGTCTccatttaaatttattattttttttttaccacaagATCCAGTACATCACCAGTACATCATCAACCCAGATGCAGATATGAGCcccaagaaacaaaaaaaattttgttcTAAACCTGTCACCTGTCATGATCTATTATTCCAAGCTGAATCT
The sequence above is drawn from the Oryza glaberrima chromosome 10, OglaRS2, whole genome shotgun sequence genome and encodes:
- the LOC127785611 gene encoding putative cyclin-dependent kinase F-2; this translates as MAAPAPAPAPPASRKRAAAPDHEPTASRSSTPAAAAGAKRPRRYALASVDDYEQLDVVGEGASGIVIMARHRRTGNKFALKHLPHGARDFDAVRVEAACQHACTGHPNIVQIKDVVADAKSGDVFLVMEFVGGSLRDELPRARPEKQVRFMMRQLVGAAKKMHASHVIHRDIKPENILNSFGDLKVCDFGSATFVNPTGKPYEECLVGTLPYTSPEQLAGNHCYGPGVDMWPLGCIMGELLTGAPLFGGDMTEKELLADLSANLDDQLNELFYDVLPELSPAAREVLFGLLAFDPEKRMTAAEALEHRWFAEEPKKANFAGFAPLFG
- the LOC127752670 gene encoding putative cyclin-dependent kinase F-2 is translated as MAAAVAIACKRPAPDGGDAFLAAASPCCKKPRPLFTSIFNYEYLHKLGAGSYGVVYKARDRRTGETVAVKWVRPRRGLDHGQPANLAAFASERDCLAACRGYPLRDFIAGCPFSEGETRALMRRLLAGVRAMHRAGMAHRDIKPGNILVGPGFALKICDFGMATTAPPPYEPYMVGTLHYNSPEQLTESGLNGKYDAKVVDMWAAGCVMAELLTGGRAFTSETAKEHLLELVELRDCWN